A genomic region of Salinibacter pepae contains the following coding sequences:
- a CDS encoding transposase has translation MEELAELVPPEAEAVLIGDGEFHSVDLLEKAKQEGWAYCVRLHADTYVRTDGERPWRECRTLDPAEGERRYVEDVRIAKSRDFGPVNLVCHWAEGEEEPWRLVTNLSPRFSVVRLYQRRMWIEELFGDWQEERFHLHQTRLYAPETLSRLVLGLSLVYVWLVAVASYVAGARLAPARGPDWSSRPELSGNWASVDQKVSSEPRAASNAIVTLLLKTVRWLGLRVRYIRWIDLFGPARRVRVCPG, from the coding sequence TTGGAAGAGTTGGCCGAGCTTGTGCCGCCGGAGGCCGAAGCGGTTCTGATTGGGGATGGAGAGTTCCATTCGGTTGATCTGCTGGAGAAGGCCAAACAAGAAGGCTGGGCCTACTGCGTGCGTTTGCATGCGGACACCTACGTGCGAACCGACGGAGAGCGGCCGTGGAGGGAGTGCCGGACGCTCGATCCGGCGGAAGGAGAGCGCCGATACGTCGAAGACGTTCGAATTGCGAAGAGCCGTGACTTCGGCCCAGTCAATCTGGTCTGCCATTGGGCCGAAGGAGAAGAGGAGCCGTGGCGGCTCGTGACGAACCTCTCGCCTCGCTTCTCGGTCGTGCGTCTCTACCAGAGGCGCATGTGGATCGAAGAACTGTTCGGGGATTGGCAGGAGGAACGGTTCCACTTGCATCAAACTCGTCTTTACGCACCGGAAACGCTCTCGCGATTGGTTCTGGGACTGAGTCTGGTCTACGTCTGGCTGGTAGCGGTGGCCAGCTACGTCGCCGGGGCGAGGCTGGCGCCCGCTCGTGGACCGGACTGGTCGTCGAGACCGGAGTTATCTGGCAATTGGGCTTCGGTGGATCAGAAGGTGTCTTCGGAACCGAGAGCCGCCTCAAATGCGATTGTTACCCTACTTCTGAAAACTGTCCGGTGGCTAGGTTTGCGAGTCAGATACATACGCTGGATTGATCTCTTCGGACCCGCGAGAAGAGTCCGTGTATGTCCCGGCTAA
- a CDS encoding AbrB/MazE/SpoVT family DNA-binding domain-containing protein, whose protein sequence is MGRRADPWDKGREAHEESPGFSRGRSQGRIVIPKEVRDHLGIDSGTALKISVEPEEGDGGAITLRPKEQRPPLRRKGELLVHSGEPTVLSRAR, encoded by the coding sequence GTGGGCAGGCGGGCAGACCCGTGGGATAAGGGCAGAGAAGCCCATGAAGAATCTCCCGGCTTTAGCCGGGGGAGAAGTCAAGGTCGAATTGTCATTCCGAAAGAGGTCCGAGATCACCTCGGTATTGATTCGGGGACTGCTCTCAAAATAAGCGTTGAGCCTGAAGAAGGAGACGGGGGAGCTATCACTCTCAGGCCCAAGGAACAGCGGCCTCCACTCCGACGGAAGGGGGAGCTTTTGGTTCACTCCGGAGAGCCTACAGTATTGAGTAGAGCACGGTGA
- a CDS encoding RNA-guided endonuclease InsQ/TnpB family protein, giving the protein MGWDGDQYELRCQYEVEEDQEPKGSEDQEPKGSKKAGVDLGERHLATVYVEDGENISVHGGRLRSLRRQHNRMLSNLRSKIDHKEKGSRRWKRLTRAKDRQLQKVRNQIEDLLHKVTTRLVNVLHERRTGTVVVGDLTGIRERIKYGDRMNQRLHQWAHSKFEHMLTYKAHLCGMTVERASEAYTSQTCPSCEHRHKPNGRDFNCPQCSFEAHRDVVGARNILNERYPGATQVAGEMASPTGVRYRPHMRTEPTGSEPQRCNPATAGKTCTEPKGSCGQAGRPVG; this is encoded by the coding sequence ATTGGATGGGACGGCGATCAGTACGAGCTTCGGTGTCAGTACGAGGTCGAAGAAGATCAAGAGCCGAAGGGCTCTGAAGATCAAGAGCCGAAGGGCTCTAAGAAGGCAGGCGTAGACCTCGGAGAACGACACCTTGCGACTGTCTATGTCGAAGACGGAGAGAACATCAGTGTCCACGGCGGACGGCTTCGCTCTCTCCGCAGGCAACACAACCGAATGTTGAGCAACCTGCGGTCGAAAATCGACCACAAAGAGAAAGGAAGCAGGCGTTGGAAGCGGCTCACCAGAGCCAAGGACCGGCAACTACAGAAGGTCCGCAATCAGATCGAGGATTTACTGCACAAGGTCACGACGCGGCTGGTAAATGTCCTCCACGAGAGACGGACAGGAACAGTTGTAGTCGGTGATCTCACGGGAATCCGAGAGCGGATCAAGTACGGAGACCGAATGAACCAACGCCTACACCAGTGGGCACACTCGAAGTTCGAGCACATGCTCACCTACAAGGCCCACCTTTGCGGAATGACCGTTGAGCGGGCCTCGGAAGCCTACACCTCACAGACGTGTCCGAGTTGCGAGCACAGGCATAAGCCAAATGGCAGAGACTTCAACTGCCCGCAGTGCTCATTTGAGGCACATCGAGACGTGGTAGGAGCACGAAATATTCTGAACGAGAGGTATCCTGGGGCAACCCAGGTAGCTGGCGAGATGGCTTCGCCCACCGGAGTGCGGTATCGTCCGCACATGCGAACCGAGCCGACAGGCTCTGAACCGCAACGGTGTAACCCGGCGACCGCTGGTAAGACCTGCACAGAGCCGAAAGGCTCTTGTGGGCAGGCGGGCAGACCCGTGGGATAA
- a CDS encoding polysaccharide biosynthesis tyrosine autokinase, producing MAHLQRRDPDQNGQGDIVRSWEGGTNGAAGPSSERQGIKGQIEELLDLLRRRKWFIVLVCLTAVAGAALYTYTQVPVYRTSSLVLVEKGQQSGTESAIGAQAQGSGLLPSSSSLRNELMFLRNSQALRERVAERLLEQGEARRVLSSQGVSPFGRLMDRAWAWSGQGTGGAEGGASEDDPSPADPTQLSPASVAPALAGRVRFSRAGAETNVIQIVAQDETPPVAQRLANLFTEAYIELTQKSSRERVKASRTFLEQRSQELERELETIEQRIQRFQRSEDAVSLDQRQGSLTERIASTESSLEQARIELRMEQSSLESLREELESIQPGQLSDQLASTVDQEISSLQSEIAKLELSKQQLELQSGAPTPADSAQAAQIDRRIQKLRARIQRLSDRYVEELMGGGLSPKQGAQRINELKRRIAEKKIQITGLNSRIDVLSERLSEYEQELNAIPGKSMTLAQLRRDQKYAEQMYGFVTKQLQQVRVREKSELGYATQISEADMPGIPVRPQPQRNLILGLMLGLLGGGGLALLRDKMDNRLYKPDQIRDLGYHGIGVIPNLTPLIEDQMGGQATVERDGHQLETGLIAALKPYSAATEAYRKVWTNLQLGRPDGESGTVLVTSPGSGDGKSLTAANLAAIIAQAGHATLLVDGDLRRPRLHEIFDVSRAPGLTETLQNDLEEHAMKRPLDENLCVLPAGTKVESPTKVLGSARFREFLGEAQQYFDHVIVDSSPVLATADGPMLSDLCDTTLCVARAGATTEDELHDTLEVLGEVGADVAGVVFNGFDISMAYGYKYRYRHYGQYGPYDQYRSLPEDTSA from the coding sequence ATGGCTCACCTTCAGCGGCGCGATCCAGACCAGAACGGCCAGGGGGATATCGTCCGCTCATGGGAGGGGGGCACCAACGGTGCGGCTGGACCGTCCTCAGAAAGACAGGGCATCAAGGGGCAGATTGAGGAGCTGCTCGATCTGCTGCGGCGCCGGAAGTGGTTCATCGTTCTGGTGTGTCTCACGGCGGTGGCGGGGGCCGCGCTGTACACGTACACACAGGTGCCCGTCTACCGGACGAGCAGCCTCGTGCTCGTGGAGAAGGGGCAGCAGTCCGGTACCGAGTCCGCGATTGGTGCGCAGGCGCAGGGAAGCGGTTTGCTGCCGAGCAGCTCTTCGCTTCGGAACGAGCTGATGTTTCTCCGCAACTCTCAGGCCCTGCGAGAACGGGTGGCCGAGCGCCTTCTGGAGCAGGGCGAGGCGCGTCGTGTCTTGTCGTCGCAGGGGGTCTCGCCGTTTGGCAGGCTCATGGATCGGGCGTGGGCGTGGTCTGGCCAGGGGACCGGGGGCGCGGAGGGGGGCGCCTCCGAAGACGACCCGTCGCCTGCGGACCCCACGCAGCTGTCGCCCGCCTCCGTCGCCCCGGCCCTCGCCGGGCGCGTCCGGTTCAGCCGGGCCGGGGCGGAGACAAACGTGATTCAGATTGTCGCCCAGGACGAAACCCCGCCGGTGGCGCAGCGCCTCGCCAACCTGTTCACGGAGGCGTACATCGAGCTGACCCAGAAGTCGAGCCGCGAGCGGGTCAAGGCGTCCCGCACGTTCTTGGAGCAGCGGTCCCAAGAGCTCGAACGGGAGCTCGAGACGATTGAGCAGCGGATCCAGCGGTTCCAGCGCAGCGAGGACGCCGTGAGTCTCGACCAACGGCAGGGCTCCCTGACGGAACGCATCGCGAGCACCGAGTCGTCGCTGGAGCAGGCCCGCATCGAGCTGCGGATGGAGCAGTCCTCGTTAGAATCCCTCCGGGAGGAGCTGGAGTCCATCCAGCCGGGCCAACTGTCCGATCAGCTGGCCTCGACGGTCGACCAGGAGATTTCGTCGCTGCAGTCGGAGATCGCCAAGCTCGAGCTGTCGAAGCAACAGCTGGAGCTTCAGTCCGGGGCGCCGACCCCCGCCGACAGTGCCCAGGCTGCCCAGATTGACCGGCGGATTCAGAAGCTTCGGGCCCGCATCCAACGGCTTTCGGACCGGTACGTGGAGGAGCTGATGGGAGGGGGCCTGAGTCCCAAGCAGGGAGCGCAGCGGATCAACGAGCTCAAGCGCCGGATCGCGGAGAAGAAGATTCAGATCACGGGCCTGAACTCCCGGATCGACGTGCTCTCCGAACGGCTTTCGGAGTACGAGCAGGAGCTGAACGCAATTCCCGGCAAATCGATGACCCTGGCCCAGCTCCGCCGCGACCAGAAGTATGCGGAGCAGATGTACGGATTCGTGACCAAGCAGCTCCAGCAGGTTCGGGTGCGGGAGAAGTCCGAGCTGGGCTACGCCACGCAAATTTCGGAGGCGGACATGCCGGGCATCCCGGTCCGGCCCCAGCCCCAGCGCAACCTGATTCTGGGGCTGATGCTCGGCCTGCTCGGGGGCGGCGGGCTGGCCCTGCTCCGGGACAAGATGGACAACCGGCTGTACAAGCCCGACCAAATTCGCGACCTGGGCTACCACGGCATCGGGGTGATTCCGAACCTGACGCCACTCATCGAGGATCAGATGGGCGGGCAGGCGACGGTCGAGCGGGACGGGCACCAGCTGGAGACGGGCCTGATTGCGGCACTGAAGCCGTACTCCGCGGCCACAGAGGCGTACCGCAAGGTCTGGACGAACCTGCAGCTCGGCCGGCCCGACGGGGAAAGCGGGACCGTTTTGGTGACCAGTCCGGGGAGCGGGGACGGCAAGTCCCTGACGGCGGCAAACCTGGCGGCTATTATCGCCCAGGCGGGCCACGCGACGCTTCTGGTGGACGGGGACCTGCGCCGTCCCCGGCTGCACGAGATCTTCGACGTCTCGCGGGCGCCCGGGCTTACAGAGACGCTCCAGAATGATCTTGAGGAGCACGCAATGAAGCGGCCGCTGGACGAGAATTTATGCGTGCTTCCGGCGGGGACGAAGGTCGAGAGCCCCACGAAGGTGCTCGGGTCGGCCCGCTTCCGCGAGTTTCTGGGGGAGGCCCAGCAGTACTTCGACCACGTTATCGTGGACTCCTCGCCCGTGCTGGCGACGGCGGACGGGCCGATGCTCTCGGACCTGTGCGACACGACCCTCTGCGTGGCCCGGGCCGGCGCGACGACCGAAGACGAATTGCACGACACCCTTGAGGTGCTTGGAGAGGTGGGGGCGGACGTGGCCGGCGTGGTCTTTAACGGCTTTGATATCTCGATGGCATACGGATACAAGTACCGCTACCGCCACTACGGCCAGTATGGCCCCTACGACCAGTACCGTTCGCTTCCGGAAGACACGTCTGCGTAG
- a CDS encoding GDP-L-fucose synthase family protein, with protein MHLTNSDAKIYVAGHRGMVGAAIWDELEAAGYQNLVGRSSAELDLRDPQATRAFFEAEEPDFVVLAAARVGGILANDRYPADFIGDNLAIEQSVIRAAHETSVERLIFLGSTCIYPKRADQPMPEESLLTGPLEPTNQWYAVAKIAGHKLCEAFCRQHGDDMLTLMPTNLYGPGDDFDLETSHVLPALLRKAHEAKGARSDGSDAPVTLWGSGEPRREFLYVEDLADAVRFVLETPEEEIREVAADGMLNVGVGEDLSINELMALIQGVVGHEGAVEHDRSKPDGTPRKLVDTSRMDALGWTADTSLRAGIEKTYNWYREHEEELIAA; from the coding sequence ATGCACCTGACGAATTCCGACGCCAAGATTTACGTGGCCGGCCACCGCGGCATGGTGGGGGCGGCGATTTGGGACGAGCTGGAGGCGGCCGGCTACCAGAACCTGGTGGGCCGTTCGTCGGCGGAGCTCGATCTGCGGGACCCGCAGGCGACCCGGGCGTTTTTCGAGGCAGAAGAGCCGGACTTCGTGGTGCTGGCGGCGGCGCGGGTCGGGGGCATTCTCGCCAACGACCGCTACCCGGCCGACTTCATCGGGGACAACCTCGCGATCGAACAGTCGGTCATCCGCGCGGCCCACGAGACCAGCGTCGAGCGGCTGATCTTCCTCGGGTCGACGTGCATCTACCCGAAACGCGCCGACCAGCCGATGCCCGAGGAGTCCCTTTTGACGGGCCCGCTGGAGCCGACGAACCAGTGGTACGCGGTCGCCAAGATCGCGGGGCACAAGCTCTGTGAGGCCTTCTGCAGGCAGCACGGGGACGACATGCTCACCCTGATGCCGACGAACCTGTACGGCCCCGGCGACGACTTTGACCTGGAGACGAGCCACGTCCTGCCGGCGCTGCTCCGGAAGGCCCACGAGGCGAAAGGGGCCCGGTCGGATGGCTCCGACGCTCCGGTGACCCTATGGGGCTCCGGCGAGCCGAGGCGGGAGTTCCTCTACGTGGAGGACCTGGCGGATGCGGTTCGGTTTGTGCTGGAGACCCCCGAGGAAGAGATCCGTGAGGTCGCCGCGGACGGAATGCTGAACGTGGGGGTGGGGGAGGACCTCTCGATCAACGAGCTCATGGCGCTGATCCAGGGGGTGGTCGGCCACGAGGGGGCCGTCGAACACGACCGCTCGAAGCCGGACGGGACGCCGCGGAAGCTGGTGGACACCAGCCGGATGGACGCCCTCGGCTGGACCGCCGACACGAGCCTGCGGGCGGGCATCGAGAAGACCTATAACTGGTATCGCGAGCACGAAGAAGAGCTTATTGCGGCGTAG
- the gmd gene encoding GDP-mannose 4,6-dehydratase, with translation MPPDNEITSKIPEDRPGARGEVPVALITGITGQDGSYLAELLLKKGYEVHGLKRRSSQFNTGRIDHLYEDPHKEDVRLFLHYGDLTDSSNLIRVVQETRPDEIYNLAAQSHVQVSFDSPEYTADVDALGALRLLEAIRILDLEDKTRFYQASTSELYGKVQEVPQTEETPFYPRSPYAAAKLYAYWITINYREAYGIHASNGILFNHESPRRGETFVTRKITRAAARIEAGLQEQTYLGNLDAERDWGHARDYVEGMWRMLQQEGPGDYVLATGRTTTVRAFCEMAFEAAGIELAWEGTGEDEVGYDAETGQPVVEVDPRYYRPTEVHQLLGEAEKAREELGWAPSTSLEAMAEEMVESDLETAREEITVQNHQQTR, from the coding sequence ATGCCCCCTGACAACGAGATCACGAGCAAGATTCCGGAGGACCGGCCCGGCGCCCGCGGGGAGGTGCCCGTGGCGCTGATTACCGGCATCACCGGGCAGGACGGCTCCTACCTCGCGGAGCTGCTTCTAAAGAAGGGCTACGAGGTGCACGGGCTCAAGCGGCGGTCGAGCCAGTTCAACACCGGCCGGATCGATCACCTCTACGAAGATCCGCATAAGGAGGACGTCCGCCTGTTTTTGCACTACGGCGACCTGACTGACTCCTCGAACCTGATCCGGGTCGTGCAGGAGACCCGGCCGGATGAGATTTACAACCTGGCGGCCCAGAGCCACGTCCAGGTTTCCTTCGACAGCCCGGAATACACCGCCGACGTCGACGCCTTGGGCGCCCTGCGCCTACTGGAGGCGATCCGGATTCTGGACCTCGAAGACAAGACCCGGTTCTACCAGGCCTCCACCTCGGAGCTCTACGGCAAGGTCCAGGAGGTGCCCCAAACCGAGGAGACGCCTTTCTACCCGCGGAGCCCGTACGCCGCAGCGAAGCTCTACGCCTACTGGATCACGATCAACTACCGGGAGGCCTACGGCATCCATGCCTCGAACGGAATCCTGTTTAACCACGAGAGCCCGCGGCGGGGGGAAACGTTTGTCACGCGGAAGATCACGCGGGCGGCGGCCCGGATTGAGGCGGGCCTGCAGGAGCAAACCTACCTCGGTAACCTCGACGCCGAGCGGGACTGGGGGCACGCCCGGGACTACGTGGAGGGGATGTGGCGGATGCTTCAACAGGAGGGGCCGGGCGACTACGTCCTGGCGACCGGGCGGACGACGACGGTGCGCGCCTTCTGCGAGATGGCGTTCGAGGCGGCGGGCATCGAGCTCGCGTGGGAGGGGACCGGTGAAGACGAGGTCGGCTACGACGCGGAGACCGGGCAGCCGGTCGTGGAGGTCGACCCGCGGTACTACCGCCCGACGGAGGTGCACCAGCTCTTGGGCGAGGCGGAGAAGGCGCGGGAAGAGCTCGGCTGGGCGCCCTCGACGAGCCTCGAAGCGATGGCCGAGGAGATGGTCGAATCCGACCTGGAGACGGCGCGCGAGGAGATTACCGTTCAAAATCATCAGCAAACGCGTTGA
- a CDS encoding glycosyltransferase family 4 protein, with product MTHPETGEAPSILFINQHYWPDCAATALMLTDLAEYLAEQGVNVHVLCSRGHYLSGAMEVPAEETHNGVHIHRVRATALGRETTLGRLTDYASFFANTLRRVLTGPAYDYIIPLTTPPLLPLVGAIARRVRGQAYGIWSMDLHPDAEVAAGMFAEDGLPARMLHALNNAGYRHADFVVDLGTYMKRRLRDKGVAGDRLHTIPVWNRKDDVTPLPHADNPLRTELGLDDTFVVMYSGNAGVAHRFEEVLATMKRLDGHPDIEFVFVGEGPKKDRIQAFADRHALSNFRYLPYFPREDLEHSLPMADVHLMTLREEMAGIAVPGKLYGIMAAGRPALMVGPEASEPGETIQISGAGRVVDPSQTDTPAQALHDTLLSLYRDDALRTELGRNGREAFLEHFEREVCCRKWASLFDRRLNGGSEVGASPQKEAVVGS from the coding sequence ATGACCCACCCCGAGACGGGCGAGGCCCCGTCCATCCTGTTCATCAACCAGCACTACTGGCCGGACTGTGCGGCGACGGCCCTGATGCTGACGGACCTGGCCGAGTATTTGGCCGAGCAGGGGGTCAATGTGCATGTCCTCTGCAGCCGGGGGCACTACCTCTCCGGCGCGATGGAGGTGCCGGCGGAGGAAACCCACAACGGCGTCCACATCCACCGTGTGCGGGCCACGGCCCTTGGGCGCGAGACGACGCTCGGTCGGCTGACGGACTACGCCAGCTTCTTCGCCAATACTCTGCGCCGAGTGCTGACGGGCCCCGCCTACGACTACATCATCCCGCTCACCACGCCGCCCCTCCTGCCGCTCGTCGGGGCGATTGCACGGCGGGTGCGCGGACAGGCCTACGGCATCTGGTCGATGGACCTGCACCCGGACGCCGAGGTGGCCGCGGGCATGTTCGCGGAGGACGGCCTCCCGGCCCGCATGCTGCACGCCCTCAACAACGCCGGGTACCGGCACGCCGACTTCGTAGTGGACCTGGGGACCTACATGAAGCGCCGGCTCCGAGACAAGGGCGTGGCGGGCGACCGGCTCCACACCATCCCGGTGTGGAACCGCAAAGACGACGTGACCCCGCTCCCCCACGCCGACAACCCCCTGCGCACTGAGTTGGGGCTGGACGACACGTTTGTGGTGATGTACTCCGGCAACGCTGGGGTGGCCCACCGCTTCGAGGAGGTGCTGGCGACGATGAAGCGGCTCGACGGGCACCCGGACATCGAGTTCGTGTTCGTCGGGGAGGGGCCGAAGAAGGACCGCATCCAGGCGTTTGCCGACCGGCATGCCCTCTCGAATTTCCGCTACCTGCCCTACTTCCCCCGCGAAGACCTCGAGCACTCGCTCCCGATGGCGGACGTGCACCTGATGACGCTCCGGGAGGAGATGGCGGGCATCGCCGTGCCGGGGAAGCTCTACGGCATCATGGCCGCCGGGCGGCCCGCCCTGATGGTGGGGCCGGAGGCCTCCGAGCCGGGCGAGACGATTCAGATTTCAGGCGCCGGCCGTGTCGTGGATCCGTCGCAGACCGACACCCCCGCGCAGGCGCTCCATGACACCCTGCTGTCGCTGTACCGGGACGACGCACTGCGCACCGAGCTGGGCCGAAATGGCCGCGAGGCGTTTCTGGAGCACTTTGAACGGGAGGTGTGCTGCCGAAAGTGGGCGTCTCTTTTCGATCGTCGTCTGAACGGGGGTTCGGAGGTGGGCGCCTCCCCTCAGAAAGAAGCCGTGGTTGGATCGTGA
- a CDS encoding DUF433 domain-containing protein, whose product MAEIADRIEVQPEVHHGKPVIAGTRVPVHMVLGLLGKGVAIEDILTDYYDHLTREDVLACIRYASSVIEDEEVYARRA is encoded by the coding sequence ATGGCTGAAATTGCAGATCGTATTGAGGTGCAGCCGGAGGTGCACCACGGAAAGCCGGTGATTGCCGGGACCCGCGTCCCCGTGCACATGGTCCTCGGTCTCCTTGGAAAGGGCGTAGCGATTGAGGACATTCTGACTGACTACTACGACCATCTCACGCGGGAGGACGTATTGGCATGCATCCGGTATGCAAGCTCGGTGATTGAGGACGAAGAAGTATATGCCAGGAGGGCGTAG
- a CDS encoding DUF5615 family PIN-like protein, producing the protein MESDRTVPEGPFLADECTFTQTVRRMEEAGCNVTRIQDLGLSGASDAKVLQKAKALGAVLVTTDRGFGDIRTYPPSSHHGIILLKVIPDPEQVRAVHRTLETLLTSETSFEGSLFVVDAQKYRKRTTP; encoded by the coding sequence ATGGAAAGTGATCGAACCGTGCCCGAGGGGCCGTTCCTTGCGGACGAGTGCACCTTTACGCAAACGGTCCGGCGAATGGAGGAGGCCGGGTGCAACGTGACGCGGATCCAAGACCTTGGGCTGTCCGGCGCGTCGGATGCCAAGGTCCTTCAGAAAGCGAAAGCGCTCGGGGCCGTTTTGGTGACGACGGACAGAGGGTTTGGCGACATTCGGACGTACCCGCCCTCCTCCCACCATGGGATCATTCTCCTCAAAGTGATCCCCGATCCAGAGCAGGTGCGAGCCGTCCATCGCACACTGGAGACACTTTTGACCTCGGAAACCAGCTTTGAAGGCTCGCTCTTCGTCGTCGATGCACAGAAGTACCGCAAGCGGACGACGCCGTAG
- a CDS encoding four helix bundle protein, with protein sequence MVYKFEDLEVWTRALDYSDQVHDIAEQRPKHERYNLADQMTRAANSIALNVAV encoded by the coding sequence ATGGTCTACAAATTCGAAGATTTAGAAGTGTGGACCCGCGCCCTGGACTACAGTGACCAGGTGCACGACATCGCCGAACAGCGTCCGAAGCATGAGCGCTACAACCTCGCCGACCAGATGACCCGCGCCGCCAACAGTATCGCACTAAACGTGGCAGTCTAA
- a CDS encoding ABC transporter ATP-binding protein yields the protein MNTFSDLLKYLRIYRRYLGRRMYFIFVLTLGSALASAFGITLLLPLLRASQSGGEGMEDMSTAEQYLQAMLEAMGIADSMVGILAFIAVVFVAKGVLQFAKGGYQGYLRAQLLRELKTQLFDAYSGMDYRHYIRKNTGHFINVINGQVNRFFASFKSFVDFLTQVVTTASYFGSAFVVSWTFASMALGVGLVLLFCFKYLNAYVRRLSRRQSDEMSELNKLLVQALQGLKYIVSTNQIAHLRSGVVDSVDRLTGYIFRQNVAQAFTRAVREPASVLLIVGLIILQVAVFNDPIAPIFVALLLFHRGMQAMMSVQGAWQSTMNKIGAVEMVDGEFDTVLSHQEDRDGRVLRALSEGIDFEGVHFAYNEDDGDVLHDVNVTVPANETVALVGESGAGKSTLVDMMTLMLSPQAGTIRVDGIPDDEVDLAAWRDQIGYVSQETVVFDDTVANNISLWQGDIEEDPALRERVIHAAERAHAHHFIQDLPNGYQTQVGDRGVRLSGGQQQRLFVARELFKEPNLLLLDEATSDLDTASEQHIQNSVDALQGEVTVVIIAHRLSTVKNADRVYVLDDGRVIESGTYHELRHREEGAFREMVEMQSL from the coding sequence ATGAACACATTCAGCGACCTCCTCAAGTACCTGCGCATCTACCGCCGCTACCTCGGTCGGCGGATGTACTTCATCTTTGTCCTGACGCTGGGATCGGCGTTGGCGTCGGCCTTCGGCATTACACTGCTCCTGCCCCTGCTTCGCGCTTCGCAGTCGGGCGGTGAGGGGATGGAAGACATGAGTACCGCCGAGCAGTACCTGCAGGCCATGCTGGAGGCGATGGGCATCGCCGACTCAATGGTCGGCATTCTGGCGTTTATCGCGGTCGTATTCGTCGCGAAAGGAGTCCTCCAGTTTGCAAAAGGGGGCTATCAGGGCTACCTACGGGCCCAGCTCCTGCGGGAACTCAAGACGCAGCTTTTCGACGCGTACAGCGGGATGGACTACCGCCATTACATCCGCAAGAACACGGGGCACTTCATCAATGTCATCAACGGGCAGGTCAATCGGTTCTTTGCGTCGTTCAAGAGCTTTGTCGACTTCCTGACGCAAGTCGTGACGACGGCGAGCTACTTTGGTTCTGCGTTTGTCGTCTCGTGGACATTCGCGAGTATGGCACTGGGGGTCGGGCTCGTGCTCCTTTTCTGCTTCAAGTACCTGAATGCGTACGTGCGGCGGCTCTCGCGCCGGCAGTCCGACGAGATGAGCGAGCTCAACAAGCTCCTCGTGCAGGCCCTGCAGGGCCTCAAGTACATCGTCTCCACGAACCAGATTGCCCATCTGCGCAGCGGGGTCGTCGACAGCGTAGATCGGCTCACCGGGTACATCTTTCGGCAGAACGTGGCGCAGGCGTTCACACGGGCGGTCCGAGAACCGGCCTCGGTTCTCCTCATCGTGGGCCTCATCATTCTACAAGTGGCCGTCTTTAACGACCCGATCGCGCCCATCTTCGTGGCGCTCCTGCTCTTTCACCGCGGCATGCAGGCAATGATGTCGGTGCAAGGGGCGTGGCAAAGCACCATGAACAAGATTGGAGCCGTGGAGATGGTGGACGGCGAGTTCGATACGGTCCTGTCGCACCAGGAAGACCGGGACGGCCGCGTCCTCCGCGCCCTGTCGGAGGGCATCGACTTCGAAGGCGTGCACTTTGCCTACAACGAAGACGACGGCGACGTGCTACACGACGTGAACGTTACCGTGCCCGCGAATGAGACGGTGGCGCTCGTCGGAGAGTCCGGGGCGGGGAAGTCGACGCTCGTCGACATGATGACGCTGATGCTCTCGCCCCAGGCCGGCACGATTCGCGTCGACGGCATCCCCGACGACGAGGTGGACCTCGCCGCGTGGCGCGACCAGATTGGCTACGTCTCCCAAGAGACGGTCGTATTCGACGACACGGTGGCCAACAACATCAGCCTCTGGCAGGGGGACATTGAGGAAGACCCGGCCCTGCGGGAACGCGTCATCCACGCCGCCGAACGGGCCCACGCGCATCACTTCATTCAGGACTTGCCGAACGGATACCAGACGCAGGTCGGGGACCGCGGTGTACGCCTCTCCGGCGGGCAGCAGCAGCGCCTCTTCGTGGCGCGGGAGCTCTTCAAGGAGCCGAACCTGCTGCTGCTCGACGAGGCGACGAGTGACCTGGACACGGCCTCGGAGCAGCACATCCAGAACAGCGTCGACGCCCTGCAGGGGGAGGTGACGGTCGTGATCATCGCGCACCGGCTCTCGACGGTGAAAAACGCGGACCGCGTCTATGTGCTCGACGACGGACGGGTCATTGAGTCCGGCACCTACCACGAGCTGCGGCACCGGGAGGAGGGGGCCTTCCGCGAGATGGTGGAGATGCAGAGCTTGTAG
- a CDS encoding sugar phosphate nucleotidyltransferase — protein sequence MVLAGGQGTCLHPTTEALSKQLMPDRSKPII from the coding sequence ATTGTTCTCGCTGGTGGACAGGGGACGTGCCTGCACCCCACCACAGAAGCCTTGTCGAAGCAGCTGATGCCAGACCGCAGCAAACCAATAATCTAA